In one Vicinamibacterales bacterium genomic region, the following are encoded:
- a CDS encoding MFS transporter, translating into MSVNSPRQVLFASLIGTAIEFFDFYIYATAAVLVFPRLFFPASDPASATLASLATFAIAFLARPIGSALFGHFGDRVGRKTTLVAALLTMGISTVLIGLLPTYQTIGIAAPLLLALCRFGQGLGLGGEWGGAVLLAIENAPPGRRAWYGMFPQLGAPVGFICSAGIFLLLSNQLTDAQFFGYGWRIPFLASAALVIVGLYVRLTIHETPVFRDALERRGRVKLPMVEVFRRHPRQLVLGVLISLATFVLFYLMTVFALSWGTSALGYNRQQFLLIQLFGILFFAVTIPLSATLADSHGRRRTLILTTIAIGLFGFVFAPLLSAGTAGAMFTMAAGLTLMGFTYGPLGTALSELFPTAVRYTGSSLTFNLAGIFGASLAPYAATWLAQRYGLQYVGYYLALAAALTLAGLLASRETKDDSL; encoded by the coding sequence GTGAGCGTCAATTCTCCCAGGCAGGTGCTCTTCGCGAGCCTGATCGGTACCGCGATCGAGTTCTTCGACTTCTACATCTATGCCACCGCCGCGGTGCTCGTCTTTCCGCGGTTGTTCTTTCCGGCGTCCGATCCGGCGTCGGCGACCCTGGCCTCGCTCGCCACCTTCGCGATCGCGTTCCTGGCGCGGCCGATCGGGTCGGCGCTGTTCGGGCATTTCGGCGATCGCGTCGGGCGCAAGACCACGCTGGTGGCGGCGCTGCTGACCATGGGCATCTCGACGGTGTTGATCGGCCTGCTGCCGACGTATCAGACGATCGGCATCGCGGCCCCGCTGCTGCTCGCGCTGTGCCGCTTCGGGCAGGGGCTCGGCCTCGGCGGCGAGTGGGGGGGCGCGGTCCTGCTCGCGATCGAGAACGCGCCGCCCGGCCGGCGCGCCTGGTACGGCATGTTCCCGCAGCTCGGCGCGCCGGTCGGATTCATCTGCTCGGCGGGCATCTTCCTGCTGTTGTCGAACCAGCTCACCGACGCGCAGTTCTTCGGCTACGGCTGGCGCATCCCGTTTCTCGCCAGCGCCGCGCTCGTCATCGTCGGCCTCTACGTCCGGCTGACCATTCACGAGACGCCGGTCTTCCGCGACGCGCTGGAACGCCGCGGCCGCGTGAAGCTGCCGATGGTGGAAGTATTCCGGCGCCACCCGCGGCAGCTGGTGCTCGGGGTCCTGATCTCGCTCGCGACGTTCGTGCTGTTCTATCTGATGACCGTGTTCGCGCTGTCGTGGGGGACGTCGGCGCTCGGCTACAACCGGCAGCAGTTCCTGTTGATTCAGCTCTTCGGGATTCTGTTCTTCGCGGTCACGATTCCGCTCTCGGCGACGCTCGCCGATTCGCACGGCCGGCGGCGGACGCTGATCCTCACCACCATCGCCATCGGCCTGTTCGGGTTCGTGTTCGCGCCGTTGTTGAGCGCCGGCACCGCCGGCGCGATGTTCACCATGGCGGCCGGGCTCACGCTGATGGGATTCACCTACGGCCCGCTCGGCACCGCGCTGTCGGAGCTGTTTCCGACCGCCGTCCGCTATACCGGCAGCTCGCTGACCTTCAATCTCGCCGGCATCTTCGGCGCGTCGCTCGCGCCGTATGCGGCGACCTGGCTCGCCCAGCGGTACGGTCTGCAGTACGTCGGCTACTACCTCGCGCTCGCGGCGGCGCTCACGCTGGCCGGTCTCCTCGCGAGCCGCGAGACGAAGGATGACAGCCTGTAG
- a CDS encoding four helix bundle protein yields the protein MQPKITRYEDLIAWQFADELADLVDDLTSTGGAARNESFREQILKSSAKAPAQIAEGFLRFKPRESANYYRIARASLGETTNHLRRGFHRKYWTEAEFTRACKLADSAMKLTGGLLAAKLAQIRREEAEKQAKRRASGTVAARRPRNAGFQSPDE from the coding sequence ATGCAGCCAAAAATCACCCGGTACGAAGATCTCATCGCGTGGCAGTTTGCGGACGAATTGGCCGATCTCGTGGACGACCTGACGTCGACTGGCGGTGCTGCGCGCAACGAGAGTTTCCGCGAGCAGATCCTCAAATCGTCGGCCAAGGCGCCCGCACAGATCGCCGAAGGCTTCCTGCGATTCAAACCCAGAGAATCGGCGAATTACTACCGAATCGCACGCGCGTCGCTCGGGGAAACGACGAACCACCTGCGCCGCGGGTTTCACCGAAAGTACTGGACCGAAGCAGAGTTCACGAGGGCATGCAAACTCGCGGACTCAGCGATGAAGCTGACCGGCGGTCTTCTCGCGGCGAAGCTCGCCCAGATCCGACGGGAAGAGGCGGAGAAACAAGCGAAGCGACGAGCCTCCGGAACCGTTGCCGCCCGCCGCCCGCGCAACGCCGGTTTCCAGTCGCCGGACGAGTGA
- a CDS encoding sugar phosphate isomerase/epimerase family protein, protein MKRTAATLVLVAVGLSLAGAQTSGGKVAVGYCTGLANLEAAKAAGFDYVEVSATEIANLSDADFDAAAAKIKTIGIPTPAANLFVPAAIKLTGPEINVEQQNAHVRKALTRLARLGTQVVVFGSGGARRVPDGFSREEAFKQLVDFGRRAAEEGRANGITITIEPLRKQETNIINTAGEGLALVEAINHPNFQLMIDFYHLASEQEDPAIVLRAKDRLRHLHVANPKDRVFPATWEEYDYAPFFANLKKIGYDKRISVEGRTTDLAAQGPPAIALLRRAFQ, encoded by the coding sequence ATGAAGAGAACTGCGGCGACGTTGGTGCTGGTGGCCGTCGGCTTATCGCTCGCGGGGGCGCAGACGTCCGGGGGAAAAGTCGCGGTCGGCTATTGCACAGGGCTGGCGAACCTCGAGGCGGCCAAGGCCGCCGGGTTCGACTACGTGGAGGTCTCGGCGACCGAGATCGCCAATCTCTCGGACGCGGATTTCGACGCCGCGGCGGCGAAGATCAAGACGATCGGGATTCCGACGCCGGCCGCAAACCTGTTCGTGCCCGCAGCGATCAAGCTGACCGGCCCGGAGATCAATGTCGAGCAACAGAACGCGCACGTGCGCAAGGCGCTGACGCGGCTCGCGAGGCTCGGCACTCAGGTCGTGGTGTTCGGCAGCGGCGGCGCGCGCCGCGTGCCCGACGGGTTTTCCAGGGAGGAAGCCTTCAAGCAGCTCGTCGATTTCGGCCGGCGCGCCGCGGAAGAAGGACGCGCCAACGGCATCACGATCACCATCGAGCCGCTGCGGAAGCAGGAAACGAACATCATCAACACGGCCGGCGAGGGACTGGCGCTGGTCGAGGCGATCAACCACCCGAACTTCCAGTTGATGATCGACTTCTACCACCTCGCGAGCGAACAGGAAGACCCGGCGATCGTCCTGCGGGCGAAGGATCGCCTGCGCCACCTGCACGTCGCCAATCCGAAGGACCGCGTGTTTCCCGCAACCTGGGAGGAGTACGACTACGCGCCGTTCTTCGCCAATCTGAAGAAGATCGGCTACGACAAGCGGATCAGCGTCGAAGGACGAACGACCGATCTCGCCGCACAGGGCCCGCCGGCGATCGCACTGCTGCGCCGCGCCTTCCAGTAA
- a CDS encoding DUF4142 domain-containing protein, translated as MALALAATLAVGCNRNDNRANDSAAGTAGTPGTAGTAGRDNGVSAGDRDFVRDVATMNMAEIELSRTALQRAADANVKKFAQMMVDDHTSAGDKLKAFASQHNIDVPAQLDDKHRDAAEKLSQKQGLDFDKEYADRMVDSHQDLVDKLESRIDRDTLSKWKAGRDGHTSTPAGTTAEPASKAEKNARTDKDAKVEATAVTAEKSDNPITQSLNQWAADTYPVAYAHLQAAKDLRDGVRKRATN; from the coding sequence ATGGCTTTGGCGCTCGCGGCGACGCTCGCCGTCGGGTGCAACCGTAACGACAACCGCGCGAACGACTCCGCCGCCGGAACCGCGGGCACGCCGGGCACCGCCGGCACCGCAGGCCGCGACAACGGCGTCAGCGCCGGTGACCGCGACTTCGTCCGCGACGTGGCGACGATGAACATGGCAGAGATCGAGCTGAGCCGCACGGCGCTGCAGCGCGCCGCCGATGCCAACGTCAAGAAGTTTGCCCAGATGATGGTCGACGATCACACATCGGCGGGCGACAAGCTGAAGGCGTTTGCCTCGCAGCACAATATCGACGTGCCGGCGCAGCTCGACGACAAGCACCGCGACGCCGCCGAGAAGCTGAGCCAGAAGCAGGGCCTGGACTTCGACAAGGAGTACGCCGACCGCATGGTCGACAGCCACCAGGACCTGGTCGACAAGCTCGAGTCGCGGATCGACCGGGACACGCTGTCGAAGTGGAAGGCAGGGCGTGACGGCCATACCAGCACGCCCGCCGGGACCACCGCCGAGCCCGCGTCGAAGGCCGAGAAGAACGCGCGCACCGACAAGGACGCCAAGGTCGAAGCCACCGCAGTGACGGCCGAGAAGAGCGACAACCCGATCACGCAGTCGCTGAACCAGTGGGCGGCGGACACCTATCCGGTGGCGTACGCGCACCTGCAGGCCGCCAAGGATCTGCGCGACGGCGTCCGCAAGCGCGCGACCAATTAG
- a CDS encoding ABC transporter ATP-binding protein has translation MDNTASRGRLRRVAHNLKQGLALAWAASPESLVRFSLLGMVSAAMPPISIYLGATLVNRIASARLHAIPFEDLVPVLIGLWMVTAVQRGIGAYMGYGRNLFVRRVELEAERRLLRKASTLDLGHFDHSDWHDRLARAKRDVSWRPGDLTWSVLGLSGNIVTIVLMASLLASLHYLLVILALMAALLSLLLERRVTSRLYEFFYKETPDEREREYLGNLLVQPRMTKEVRAYVLAEYLLGRHAAISEQLFRQRQQMFRSATRVSLLTGLVSGTTLALAYVFVAIRGAAGQIDPGGVVLVIGAFTSVAGTLGNISSTFVAVDQHTTFLDDYFSFLAIPPLVPAPAPAALPAGWRADSIEFDGVTFTYPGGTEPAVSGLDLRVAPGELVALVGENGAGKSTLVKLLLRFYDPDAGVVRIGGVDLRQIPPDVLRGRIGVLFQDYASYELSVRENVVMGRPDRPADDDRVMEALRDARSEWLVAKMAKGLDAKVGRLFEGGHDLSGGEWQRLALARIMYRDADIWILDEPTSSLDPEAEAAIFAELKANLRGRMGLVISHRFSTVRIADRIAVIADGRVTEIGSHDQLLEAGGRYARLFEIQAAGYR, from the coding sequence ATGGACAACACGGCATCGCGCGGCCGGCTCCGCCGCGTCGCGCACAACCTGAAGCAGGGGCTCGCGCTCGCCTGGGCGGCTTCTCCGGAATCGCTCGTCCGCTTCTCGCTGCTCGGCATGGTCAGCGCGGCGATGCCGCCGATTTCCATCTATCTCGGCGCCACGCTCGTGAACCGGATCGCGAGCGCCCGGCTGCACGCGATCCCGTTCGAGGATCTCGTGCCGGTGCTGATCGGCCTCTGGATGGTGACGGCGGTGCAGCGGGGAATCGGCGCCTACATGGGCTACGGGCGCAACCTGTTCGTCCGCCGCGTCGAGCTCGAAGCCGAGCGGCGCCTGCTGCGCAAGGCGTCGACGCTCGATCTCGGCCATTTCGATCATTCCGACTGGCACGATCGCCTCGCGCGCGCGAAGCGCGACGTCTCGTGGCGTCCCGGCGACCTCACCTGGTCGGTCCTCGGGCTCTCCGGCAACATCGTCACCATCGTGCTGATGGCGTCGCTGCTCGCCAGCCTGCATTACCTGCTGGTGATCCTCGCGCTGATGGCGGCGCTGCTCTCGCTGCTGCTCGAACGGCGAGTCACGTCGCGCCTCTACGAGTTCTTCTACAAGGAAACGCCGGACGAACGGGAGCGGGAGTATCTCGGCAACCTGCTGGTGCAGCCGCGCATGACCAAGGAAGTCCGCGCCTACGTGCTGGCCGAGTACCTGCTCGGCCGGCACGCGGCAATCTCGGAGCAGCTGTTCCGGCAGCGGCAGCAGATGTTCCGCTCCGCCACGCGGGTGTCGCTCCTCACCGGCCTGGTCAGCGGCACGACGCTGGCGCTGGCGTACGTGTTCGTGGCGATTCGCGGCGCCGCCGGCCAGATCGATCCCGGCGGCGTGGTCCTCGTGATCGGCGCGTTCACGTCGGTCGCCGGCACGCTGGGGAACATCTCGAGCACGTTCGTCGCCGTCGATCAGCACACGACGTTTCTCGACGATTACTTCTCCTTCCTGGCGATCCCGCCGCTGGTGCCGGCGCCGGCGCCGGCGGCGCTGCCTGCCGGCTGGCGCGCCGACTCGATCGAGTTCGACGGCGTGACGTTCACCTACCCGGGCGGGACGGAGCCGGCGGTGTCAGGGCTCGACCTGCGGGTCGCGCCAGGGGAGCTGGTCGCCCTGGTCGGCGAGAACGGCGCCGGCAAGAGCACGCTGGTCAAGCTGCTGCTGCGCTTCTACGACCCGGATGCGGGCGTGGTGCGGATCGGCGGCGTCGACCTTCGTCAGATCCCGCCGGACGTGCTGCGGGGACGCATCGGCGTGCTCTTCCAGGATTACGCCAGCTACGAATTGTCGGTACGCGAGAACGTCGTCATGGGGCGCCCGGACCGTCCGGCCGACGACGACCGGGTGATGGAGGCGCTGCGCGACGCGCGCAGCGAGTGGCTGGTCGCGAAGATGGCGAAAGGGCTCGACGCGAAGGTGGGACGGCTCTTCGAGGGCGGCCACGATCTGTCCGGAGGGGAATGGCAGCGGCTGGCGCTCGCGCGGATCATGTATCGCGACGCGGACATCTGGATCCTCGACGAGCCGACGTCGTCGCTCGATCCGGAGGCGGAAGCGGCCATCTTTGCGGAGCTGAAGGCGAACCTGCGCGGACGGATGGGACTGGTGATCTCGCACCGCTTCTCGACGGTGCGGATCGCCGACCGGATCGCCGTCATCGCGGACGGCCGCGTGACGGAGATCGGGTCGCACGATCAGCTGCTCGAGGCCGGCGGCCGGTATGCGCGACTGTTCGAGATCCAGGCCGCCGGCTACCGGTGA
- a CDS encoding copper homeostasis protein CutC, producing the protein MGTLLECVVETTEAAVAAERSGANRLELCVDLGAGGVTPPLDLVAAVAARVSIPVFVMIRPRAGDFVYSDREVAGMLRDAASAGARGAQGIVTGLLHADHRVDVARTRRVVEAAAGLPVTFHRAFDEVRDQRAAVEDLVSSGVRRVLTSGGAQTALEGMERLAVLVRLSADRVTVLAGGGVRAHNVRAIVAGTGVKEVHARFEDEAAARALARLL; encoded by the coding sequence GTGGGCACACTCCTCGAATGCGTCGTCGAGACGACGGAGGCGGCGGTGGCGGCGGAGCGGAGCGGCGCCAACCGGCTGGAGCTGTGTGTCGATCTCGGCGCCGGCGGGGTCACGCCTCCGCTCGACCTCGTCGCCGCGGTTGCCGCGCGCGTGTCGATCCCGGTGTTCGTCATGATCCGCCCGCGCGCCGGGGATTTCGTCTACAGCGACCGCGAGGTCGCCGGCATGCTGCGTGACGCCGCGTCGGCCGGCGCCCGGGGCGCGCAAGGGATCGTGACCGGTCTTCTGCACGCGGACCATCGTGTCGACGTCGCGCGCACACGGCGCGTCGTCGAAGCCGCCGCCGGCCTGCCGGTGACGTTTCACCGGGCGTTCGACGAGGTGCGCGATCAGCGTGCGGCGGTCGAGGATCTCGTCAGCAGCGGCGTGCGGCGGGTGCTGACGTCGGGCGGCGCGCAGACGGCGCTCGAGGGGATGGAGCGGCTCGCGGTGCTGGTGCGCCTGTCGGCCGATCGGGTCACGGTTCTGGCCGGCGGCGGCGTTCGCGCTCACAACGTTCGCGCAATCGTCGCGGGCACCGGCGTCAAGGAGGTTCACGCGCGCTTCGAGGACGAAGCGGCCGCGCGCGCGCTCGCCCGTTTGCTATAG